The genomic stretch CCACGTAAAGACCGGCCATGAGCTTCGGCTTGATCATGTTGGTTTGTCGGGCATGGTCGATACCTGGTTGCTGGATTCGGGAGCAGGCAGCGGTCAGACCTTTGACTGGCAATCGGCGCGGACGCAATTGGGCGAGCGGCAGGGCCAATTTGTTGTTGCCGGAGGGCTGAATCCGGAGAATGTTGGCGACGCGATTCGAACTTTCAGGCCCTGGGGCGTTGACGTTGTGACCGGAGTGGAGCGCGAACCGGGACGGAAAGATCCAGAAAAACTTAAAGCATTTGTCGCGGCGGTGCGGAGGGCGGAACAGATATGAGAACAAGCGCATTAAAAAAAGAGAAACATGTAGCCGGAAGGTTTGGCCTCTATGGCGGCCGCTATGTGCCTGAAACGCTGATGGCGGCGCTGGAGCAATTGGAGCGCGAGTATGACAAGGCAAAGCGCGACAAAAAATTTCGCGCCGAATTTGAGCGCCTGTTAAAGGACTATGCGGGCCGTCCAACAGCGTTGTTTCATGCGGCCCGGCTGACGAAGGAACTGGGCGGCGCGAAGATTTATCTCAAGCGCGAAGACCTGCTGCACACCGGCGCGCACAAGATCAATAACTGCCTGGGCCAGGCATTGCTGGCTGTGCGCATGGGCAAGAAGCGCATCATCGCGGAAACAGGCGCGGGCCAGCACGGCGTCGCCACCGCAACCGTGTGCGCGCTGTTCGGACTGCAATGCGTTGTCTATATGGGAACGGAAGACATGCGGCGGCAGGAATTGAATGTCTTCCGCATGCGCCTGCTGGGCGCGGAGGTGCGCGGCGTGGAGTCAGGTTCGCGCACACTGAAAGATGCGATCAACGAGGCCATGCGTGACTGGGTCACCAACGTCCGCGACACGCATTACCTGCTGGGCAGCGTGCTGGGCGCTCATCCTTATCCCACCATGGTGCGCGATTTTCATTCTGTGATTGGCCGCGAAGCCCGCGCGCAAATCCTGAAAGCTGAAGGCAAGTTGCCCGCGGCGATTATTGCCTGCGTGGGCGGCGGGTCCAACGCGATTGGAATCTTTCATGAATTCCTCAAGGATAAAAAGGTCAAGCTGATCGGCGTCGAAGCCGGCGGGCGTGGCCATGAGTTGGGCGACCATGCGGCGCGTTTTCGCGGCGGACTGCCCGGAGTGCTTCAGGGAACTTTTTCTTACGTCCTGCAGGACGCGCATGGCCAGATTGGGCTTACGCATTCCATCTCTGCCGGGCTGGATTATCCTTCCATCGGGCCGGAACACGCTGCGCTGGCAGATTCAAAGCGCGCCGAATACGTGGCTGCTTCCGATACCGAAGCACTGGAGGCATGTACCTGGCTGGCTCGGACTGAAGGAATCATTCCGGCGCTGGAGTCGTCTCACGCCGTGGCGGAATGCATTAAGCGAGCTCCAAAGATGAAGAAATCTGAGATTGTGATTGTGAATATTTCCGGGCGGGGCGACAAAGATATTGGAATTCTGCGCGAAAATTTAAAGATCGGATGAAGAAGCAAAGATCGGGTGATCGGGTGATCCGTTGATCGGGTGATCTGAACACGGAGGAAAGATTCATATGGGAATAGACAAGCATCTTGAACTGCGAACCAGAACCAAGGCGTTTGCGCTGAGAATCATAAGGATGTCGCAGGTTTTACCGAAAACGCGCGAGGCCAATGTCATTGCTCAGCAGATTCTTCGCTCAGCGACCTCTATGGCCGCCAACTACAGAGCGGTGGGCCGTGCGCGTTCACAGGCTGAATTTATTGCGAAATTGGGCATTGTCGTTGAAGAGTCTGACGAAACTGTGTTTTGGCTTGAGATGCTGGGCGATAGCGGGATGGTAGCAGCAAGCAAGCTCACTGACTTAAGCAACGAGGCGAATCAACTATTGTCAATTTTCTCCGCATCGAGAAGGACGGCAAAAGCATGATGGATAAAAGACAGCCTCAATCACAGGTTCCGATCACTGGATCACCAGATCACCGGATCACCCGATCTTTCAACGCGCGTCCCGCTCTCGTCGCCTATGTCACCTGCGGTGATCCGGACATCGCTACCACGCGGGAGATCATTCTGGCTGCGTGCCGCGGCGGCGCCGACATTATTGAACTGGGCGTGCCGTTCAGCGATCCTGTGGCGGATGGGCCAGTGATCCAGCGGGCCAGCGAGCGTGCGCTAAAGAATGGCACGTCGCTGGAAGACGTTGTGCGGCTTGCGAGTGATGTACGCAAACAAACGGACGCCGGGTTAATCGTTTTTACCTACTTGAATCCCATGTTGCGTTTTGGCA from Terriglobia bacterium encodes the following:
- the trpB gene encoding tryptophan synthase subunit beta, giving the protein MRTSALKKEKHVAGRFGLYGGRYVPETLMAALEQLEREYDKAKRDKKFRAEFERLLKDYAGRPTALFHAARLTKELGGAKIYLKREDLLHTGAHKINNCLGQALLAVRMGKKRIIAETGAGQHGVATATVCALFGLQCVVYMGTEDMRRQELNVFRMRLLGAEVRGVESGSRTLKDAINEAMRDWVTNVRDTHYLLGSVLGAHPYPTMVRDFHSVIGREARAQILKAEGKLPAAIIACVGGGSNAIGIFHEFLKDKKVKLIGVEAGGRGHELGDHAARFRGGLPGVLQGTFSYVLQDAHGQIGLTHSISAGLDYPSIGPEHAALADSKRAEYVAASDTEALEACTWLARTEGIIPALESSHAVAECIKRAPKMKKSEIVIVNISGRGDKDIGILRENLKIG
- a CDS encoding four helix bundle protein, producing the protein MGIDKHLELRTRTKAFALRIIRMSQVLPKTREANVIAQQILRSATSMAANYRAVGRARSQAEFIAKLGIVVEESDETVFWLEMLGDSGMVAASKLTDLSNEANQLLSIFSASRRTAKA